The following are encoded together in the Deinococcus soli (ex Cha et al. 2016) genome:
- the fusA gene encoding elongation factor G: MTTKAQQYLTHFRNIGIAAHIDAGKTTTTERILYYTGRTHNIGEVHDGAATMDWMEQERERGITITAAATTAKWKRSGTDQEYVVNIIDTPGHVDFTIEVERSMRVLDGAVAVFDSSQGVEPQSETVWRQADRYGVPRIAFSNKMDKTGASFELVLNDIKERLGAVAAPVQYPMGAENEFKGIIDIVRQRAHFYTNDLGTDIEETDIPAEYLDKVAEMRAQLIEAAAEVDEDLMMMYLEGEEPSVEQLVAALRKGTIEKRIFPVLCGSALKNKGVQLLLDAVIDYLPSPLEVPAIKGKVEDSEDTIEFPADPEGKLAALAFKIMADPYVGRLTFVRIYSGTLQSGSYVYNASKEKRERVGRLLKMHANSREEVTELKAGELGAVIGLKDAGTGNTLIGDGDDKVLLESIDVPEPVIKLAIEPKTKADQEKMGIGLQKLAEEDPTFKVETDQESGQTTIAGMGELHLEILVDRLKREYKVDANVGAPQVAYRETITKQVEVDSKFARQSGGRGQYGHVKLRVEPLEPGAGFIFENAVVGGTVPKEYIGPAQKGIEEAMQSGPMLGFPVVDLKVTIYDGSYHEVDSSEMAFKIAGSMGLKEAVQKGSPAILEPVMRVEVTTPEDYMGDIIGDLNSRRGQIQGMEARGNAQIVKAFVPLSEMFGYATDMRSKTQGRASYSMFFDHYTQLPNNIAQQLMKK, encoded by the coding sequence ATGACCACCAAAGCCCAGCAGTACCTCACCCACTTCCGTAACATCGGGATTGCCGCGCACATCGACGCCGGTAAGACCACCACCACCGAACGCATCCTGTACTACACCGGCCGGACCCACAACATCGGTGAAGTGCACGACGGCGCCGCCACCATGGACTGGATGGAGCAGGAGCGCGAGCGCGGCATCACGATCACGGCGGCCGCCACGACTGCCAAGTGGAAGCGCAGCGGCACCGACCAGGAATACGTCGTGAACATCATCGACACCCCCGGTCACGTGGACTTCACGATCGAAGTGGAGCGTTCCATGCGCGTGCTCGACGGCGCCGTCGCGGTGTTCGACAGCAGCCAGGGCGTGGAGCCCCAGAGTGAAACCGTGTGGCGTCAGGCCGACCGGTACGGCGTGCCCCGCATCGCGTTCAGCAACAAGATGGACAAGACCGGCGCCAGCTTCGAGCTCGTGCTGAACGACATCAAGGAGCGCCTCGGTGCCGTCGCCGCGCCCGTCCAGTACCCCATGGGTGCCGAGAACGAGTTCAAGGGCATCATCGACATCGTGCGTCAGCGCGCCCACTTCTACACCAACGACCTGGGCACCGATATCGAGGAGACCGACATCCCGGCCGAGTACCTCGACAAGGTCGCCGAGATGCGCGCCCAGCTGATCGAAGCGGCCGCTGAAGTCGACGAAGACCTGATGATGATGTACCTCGAAGGCGAGGAACCCAGCGTGGAGCAGCTCGTGGCCGCCCTGCGCAAGGGCACCATCGAGAAGCGCATCTTCCCCGTGCTGTGCGGCAGCGCCCTGAAGAACAAGGGCGTGCAGCTGCTCCTCGACGCCGTCATCGACTACCTGCCCAGCCCGCTGGAAGTGCCCGCCATCAAGGGCAAGGTCGAGGACAGTGAGGACACCATCGAGTTCCCCGCCGATCCCGAAGGCAAGCTGGCCGCGCTGGCGTTCAAGATCATGGCTGACCCCTACGTGGGCCGCCTGACCTTCGTGCGCATCTACTCGGGCACCCTGCAGTCCGGCAGCTACGTGTACAACGCCAGCAAGGAGAAGCGCGAGCGCGTCGGCCGCCTGCTGAAGATGCACGCCAACAGCCGCGAGGAAGTCACCGAACTGAAGGCCGGGGAACTCGGCGCCGTGATCGGCCTGAAGGACGCCGGCACCGGCAACACCCTGATCGGCGACGGCGACGACAAGGTCCTGCTGGAGAGCATCGACGTGCCCGAGCCCGTCATCAAGCTCGCCATCGAGCCCAAGACCAAGGCCGACCAGGAGAAGATGGGCATCGGCCTGCAGAAGCTCGCCGAAGAGGATCCCACCTTCAAGGTCGAAACCGACCAGGAATCCGGCCAGACCACCATCGCCGGGATGGGCGAACTTCACCTGGAAATCCTGGTGGACCGCCTGAAGCGCGAGTACAAGGTCGACGCGAACGTCGGTGCGCCCCAGGTGGCCTACCGTGAAACCATCACCAAGCAGGTCGAGGTGGACAGCAAGTTCGCCCGCCAGTCCGGTGGTCGCGGTCAGTACGGTCACGTCAAACTGCGCGTGGAACCCCTGGAACCCGGCGCGGGCTTCATCTTCGAGAACGCCGTCGTCGGCGGCACCGTGCCCAAGGAGTACATCGGGCCGGCCCAGAAGGGTATCGAGGAAGCCATGCAGAGCGGCCCCATGCTGGGCTTCCCCGTGGTCGACCTGAAAGTCACCATCTACGACGGCAGCTACCACGAAGTCGACTCCAGCGAAATGGCGTTCAAGATCGCCGGTTCGATGGGTCTGAAAGAAGCCGTCCAGAAGGGCAGCCCCGCCATCCTGGAACCCGTCATGCGCGTCGAGGTGACCACCCCCGAGGACTACATGGGTGACATCATCGGCGACCTGAACAGCCGCCGTGGCCAGATCCAGGGCATGGAAGCCCGCGGTAACGCGCAGATCGTGAAGGCCTTCGTGCCCCTGAGCGAGATGTTCGGCTACGCGACCGACATGCGTTCCAAGACGCAGGGCCGCGCCAGCTACTCCATGTTCTTCGACCACTACACCCAGCTGCCCAACAACATCGCCCAGCAGCTGATGAAGAAGTAA
- the rpsG gene encoding 30S ribosomal protein S7 produces MARRRQAEVRVIQPDLVYQDVLVSALINRIMRDGKKNLASRIFYGAMKLVQERTGQESLKIFRQAYDNVKPRVEVRSRRVGGSTYQVPVEPSERRKQSLTLRWLISAVDSRPERTAVERLAGEIMDAAQGRGGAIKKKDDVERMAEANRAYAHYRW; encoded by the coding sequence ATGGCACGTCGCCGCCAAGCTGAAGTGCGCGTCATCCAGCCCGACCTGGTCTACCAGGACGTTCTGGTGAGCGCTTTGATCAACCGCATCATGCGTGATGGTAAGAAGAACCTCGCCAGCCGCATCTTCTACGGAGCCATGAAGCTCGTGCAGGAGCGCACCGGCCAGGAGTCCCTGAAGATCTTCCGCCAGGCGTACGACAACGTCAAACCCCGCGTGGAAGTCCGCAGCCGCCGCGTGGGCGGCAGCACCTACCAGGTGCCCGTCGAGCCCAGCGAGCGCCGCAAGCAGAGCCTGACCCTGCGCTGGCTGATCAGCGCCGTGGACAGCCGTCCCGAGCGCACCGCCGTCGAGCGTCTGGCCGGCGAGATCATGGACGCCGCCCAGGGCCGTGGCGGCGCCATCAAGAAGAAAGACGACGTGGAGCGCATGGCGGAAGCCAACCGCGCCTACGCGCACTACCGCTGGTAA
- the rpsL gene encoding 30S ribosomal protein S12, translated as MPTTQQLLRKGRKTIQKKSKVPALKGSPFRRGVCTVVKTTTPKKPNSALRKIARVRLSSAFEVTAYIPGEGHNLQEHSVVLIRGGRVKDLPGVRYHIVRGSLDTQGVKDRNKSRSKYGTKKPKAGAAAGAKKK; from the coding sequence CTGCCTACTACCCAGCAACTGCTCCGTAAGGGTCGCAAGACGATCCAGAAGAAGAGCAAGGTTCCTGCCCTGAAGGGCAGCCCCTTCCGCCGCGGCGTGTGCACGGTCGTCAAGACCACCACCCCCAAGAAGCCGAACTCCGCGCTTCGTAAGATCGCCCGCGTGCGTCTGTCCAGCGCCTTCGAAGTGACCGCCTACATCCCGGGTGAAGGCCACAACCTGCAGGAGCACAGCGTCGTGCTGATCCGTGGCGGCCGTGTGAAGGACCTTCCCGGTGTGCGTTATCACATCGTGCGCGGCAGCCTCGACACCCAGGGCGTCAAGGACCGCAACAAGAGCCGTTCCAAGTACGGCACCAAGAAGCCCAAGGCCGGCGCTGCCGCGGGCGCGAAGAAGAAGTAA
- a CDS encoding aminoglycoside N(3)-acetyltransferase: MSEAEIIARTDTPRTRATLAGDLRRLRVQPGDTLIVHASLSSLGWVAGGAAAVVQALQDAVGPQGTLVVPTFTLNLTDPARWGRTRVPEAWWPVIRAELPAFDPAVTPSRGMGRVAETLRTWPGARRSDHPHSSFAAWGRHAEHVTADNPLAFSLGEGSPLARVYDLDGRVLLLGTDVNTSLHLAEVRAGQRPTVPFSGPVLVGGERHWLTFDEADYHEQAFPPVKAAFEATGAVTVGVVGSATAKLMSQRALVDFATQYWQDGMTEE, translated from the coding sequence ATGAGTGAGGCCGAGATCATCGCCCGGACGGACACGCCGCGCACCCGCGCGACCCTGGCGGGCGATCTGCGCCGCCTGCGGGTGCAGCCGGGCGACACGCTGATCGTGCACGCCAGCCTCAGCAGTCTTGGCTGGGTGGCGGGCGGCGCGGCAGCCGTCGTGCAGGCGCTTCAGGACGCGGTCGGGCCGCAGGGGACGCTGGTCGTGCCGACCTTCACGCTGAACCTGACCGACCCGGCCAGGTGGGGCCGGACGAGGGTGCCCGAGGCGTGGTGGCCGGTCATCCGCGCCGAGTTGCCCGCCTTCGATCCGGCGGTGACACCCAGCCGGGGCATGGGCCGCGTTGCGGAGACACTGCGGACGTGGCCGGGCGCGCGGCGCAGCGACCACCCGCACAGCTCGTTCGCCGCGTGGGGCCGCCACGCCGAGCACGTCACGGCGGATAACCCGCTCGCGTTCTCGCTGGGCGAGGGCTCACCCCTGGCCCGCGTGTATGACCTGGACGGCCGGGTGCTGCTGCTGGGCACCGACGTGAACACCAGCCTGCACCTCGCGGAGGTGCGGGCCGGGCAGCGGCCCACCGTGCCTTTCAGCGGCCCGGTCCTGGTCGGGGGCGAGCGGCACTGGCTGACCTTCGACGAGGCGGACTACCACGAGCAGGCCTTCCCACCCGTCAAGGCGGCGTTCGAGGCGACCGGCGCGGTGACCGTGGGCGTGGTGGGCTCCGCGACCGCGAAACTCATGTCCCAGCGCGCCCTGGTGGACTTCGCCACGCAGTACTGGCAAGACGGGATGACCGAAGAGTAG
- the hflX gene encoding GTPase HflX: protein MKALGNLYRRRIEPGRVGSPELARNLAELSNDVRREVGVLIDRRGRVISVSVADAKGTEFPDLRMGENRLSGFHLLHTHPRGGALSKGDLSTLFLKRLDAVSAIEVRNEGQAGLVHTAHLTPPGTVGEEEDWRILPPVPAFQIDEFDLGAQVQALEEEIARAARTRVAKKDHERAILVQIDQGEFDAEDRLDELAELARTAGAEVVHRELVFRRNLKPGTLVGAGKLEELTSRAYHLDADLLIFGQELGAAQAREIEAATGLKIIDRTQLILDIFALHAQGVESRLQVELAQLRYMKPRLLGAGAALSRIGGGGGSAGGGAIGTRGPGETKLELDRRRINDRLSFLEKQLEGVAQRREERRKGRERNAVPVISIVGYTNAGKSTLLNAFTHAAEEPRRVLAENKLFATLRPTSRQGYLEGIGPVVLTDTVGFIRDLPKDLTRAFRSTLEEIGDADVLLHVVDAASPGADTRLDAVNRILEDLGFRDMPTVVALNKADAADPEALDRELECTGGIAVSALKNRGLAELKEALADAVSGVQRAELARQEEARALAAQYR from the coding sequence ATGAAAGCCCTCGGGAACCTGTACCGCCGCCGGATCGAACCGGGCCGGGTGGGCTCGCCGGAACTCGCGCGCAACCTCGCGGAACTGTCGAATGACGTGCGGCGCGAGGTGGGCGTCCTGATCGACCGGCGGGGCCGCGTGATCTCGGTCAGCGTGGCGGACGCCAAGGGCACCGAATTCCCGGACCTGCGCATGGGCGAGAACCGCCTGTCGGGCTTCCACCTGCTGCACACCCACCCGCGCGGCGGGGCGCTCAGCAAGGGCGACCTCTCCACGCTGTTCCTGAAGCGCCTGGACGCCGTGTCCGCCATCGAGGTCCGGAACGAGGGCCAGGCGGGGCTGGTGCACACGGCGCACCTGACGCCGCCCGGCACGGTCGGGGAGGAGGAGGACTGGCGCATCTTGCCGCCCGTGCCCGCCTTCCAGATTGACGAGTTCGACCTGGGCGCGCAGGTGCAGGCGCTGGAGGAGGAGATTGCCCGCGCCGCCCGCACGCGCGTGGCGAAGAAGGACCACGAGCGCGCCATTCTGGTGCAGATCGACCAGGGTGAATTCGACGCCGAGGACCGCCTGGACGAGCTGGCCGAACTGGCCCGCACCGCCGGGGCGGAGGTCGTGCACCGCGAACTGGTGTTCCGCCGCAACCTGAAGCCCGGCACGCTGGTCGGCGCGGGGAAACTGGAGGAACTGACGAGCCGCGCGTACCACCTGGACGCGGACCTGCTGATCTTCGGGCAGGAACTCGGCGCGGCCCAGGCGCGTGAGATCGAGGCCGCCACGGGCCTGAAGATCATCGACCGGACGCAGCTGATCCTGGATATCTTCGCGCTGCACGCGCAGGGTGTGGAGTCGCGCCTGCAGGTGGAATTGGCGCAGCTGCGCTACATGAAGCCGCGCCTGCTGGGTGCCGGGGCGGCCCTGTCCCGCATCGGCGGCGGCGGGGGCAGCGCGGGGGGCGGCGCCATCGGCACGCGCGGGCCCGGGGAAACGAAGCTGGAGCTGGACCGCCGCCGCATCAACGACCGCCTGAGCTTCCTGGAGAAGCAGCTGGAGGGTGTCGCGCAGCGCCGCGAGGAACGCCGCAAGGGCCGCGAACGCAACGCCGTGCCCGTGATCTCCATCGTGGGGTACACGAACGCCGGGAAGAGCACGCTGCTGAACGCGTTCACGCACGCCGCCGAGGAACCCCGCCGGGTGCTGGCGGAGAACAAGCTGTTCGCCACGCTGCGCCCCACCAGCCGCCAGGGGTACCTGGAGGGCATCGGGCCGGTCGTGCTGACCGACACGGTGGGCTTCATCCGCGACCTGCCCAAGGACCTGACCCGCGCCTTCCGCAGCACGCTGGAGGAGATCGGGGACGCGGACGTGCTGCTGCATGTGGTGGACGCCGCCAGCCCCGGCGCGGACACCCGCCTGGACGCCGTGAACCGCATCCTGGAGGACCTGGGCTTCCGGGACATGCCGACCGTCGTGGCGCTGAACAAGGCCGACGCGGCCGACCCGGAGGCGCTGGACCGTGAGCTGGAATGCACGGGCGGCATTGCCGTCAGCGCCCTGAAAAACCGCGGGCTGGCCGAGCTGAAGGAGGCCCTGGCGGACGCCGTGTCGGGCGTGCAGCGCGCCGAACTGGCCCGGCAGGAGGAAGCTCGCGCGCTGGCCGCGCAGTACCGGTAA
- a CDS encoding endonuclease/exonuclease/phosphatase family protein: MHAHLSALPLLTLLLVVLGWALGELIGERTLPTLLLAYAPPLLWVLLCLPALAWAAWRRWGLGMALAALLLAAWGAGLLHWRPQQSGTLRVVTFNVLGGARTSPAGLGAALRALNADVILLQEARFHAPTFEGELRAALPGYRAVRAQEVLTLTRLPLLGTDARPLPGLNRAALVTHLRWDGRPLTVMNAHPGATQVSAALRDPARLRRSRDLRAAQLDVLITLARRTPGPLILGGDLNTPPRGPAYRALRQAVGPDTFQRAGRGPGWTYPGLRLRIDHQFSRDLRPSRARVLPWTLSDHRPLLVEYRP, encoded by the coding sequence GTGCACGCCCACCTGTCTGCCCTGCCTCTGCTGACCCTGCTGCTCGTGGTGCTCGGCTGGGCGCTGGGTGAGCTGATCGGCGAGCGGACGCTGCCCACCCTGCTGCTCGCGTACGCCCCGCCGCTGCTGTGGGTCCTGCTGTGCCTGCCCGCGCTGGCCTGGGCCGCGTGGCGTCGCTGGGGCCTGGGCATGGCGCTGGCCGCGCTGCTGCTGGCCGCGTGGGGCGCAGGTCTCCTGCACTGGCGGCCGCAGCAGTCGGGCACGCTGCGGGTGGTGACCTTCAACGTGCTGGGCGGCGCACGCACCTCCCCGGCCGGACTGGGTGCAGCCCTGCGCGCCCTGAACGCCGACGTGATCCTCCTGCAGGAAGCCCGCTTTCACGCCCCCACCTTTGAGGGGGAGCTGCGGGCCGCCCTGCCCGGCTACCGCGCCGTGCGGGCGCAGGAGGTCCTGACCCTCACCCGGCTGCCCCTGCTGGGCACCGACGCGCGGCCCCTGCCCGGCCTGAACCGCGCCGCGCTGGTGACCCACCTGCGCTGGGACGGCCGCCCGCTGACGGTCATGAACGCCCACCCGGGAGCCACGCAGGTCAGTGCCGCCCTGCGCGACCCGGCCCGGCTGCGCCGCTCCCGCGACCTGCGCGCCGCACAGCTGGACGTGCTGATCACCCTGGCGCGCCGCACCCCCGGCCCCCTGATCCTGGGCGGCGACCTGAACACCCCGCCGCGCGGACCGGCGTACCGGGCGCTGCGGCAGGCGGTCGGCCCCGACACCTTCCAGCGTGCCGGGCGCGGCCCCGGCTGGACGTACCCCGGCCTGCGCCTGCGGATCGACCACCAGTTCAGCCGTGACCTGCGGCCCTCCCGCGCCCGCGTGCTCCCGTGGACGCTCAGTGACCACCGGCCGCTGCTGGTCGAGTACCGACCCTGA
- a CDS encoding M48 family metallopeptidase, whose translation MTGWEVAGVPVQIRRSARRRTVAVQVTPGAVTLFAPTRVPLSQLRDILDARRDWVAGHLAGYAARPPQRPAPQTGQRVPFLGQDLTLHLDAARTRPDRDGDTLHLPAQNAEVALAAWTCRACAVPYRALVEDYAAKLGAADRLRAVHVSDTRTRWGSCSADGSIRLHWKLTRAPTEVLHYVALHEAAHLLELNHSARYWAHVTRLMPGWQTHRAWLKEYGHTL comes from the coding sequence ATGACGGGTTGGGAGGTCGCGGGCGTGCCCGTACAGATCCGGCGCAGCGCGCGGCGGCGCACGGTGGCGGTACAGGTCACGCCGGGCGCTGTGACGCTGTTCGCGCCGACCCGCGTGCCGCTGTCCCAGCTGCGCGACATTCTGGATGCCCGCCGCGACTGGGTCGCCGGGCACCTCGCCGGGTACGCCGCCCGGCCGCCGCAGCGCCCCGCCCCGCAGACCGGGCAGCGCGTCCCGTTCCTGGGACAGGACCTGACCCTGCACCTGGACGCGGCCCGCACCCGTCCGGACCGTGACGGGGACACCCTGCACCTGCCCGCGCAGAATGCCGAGGTCGCCCTGGCCGCCTGGACCTGCCGGGCCTGCGCCGTCCCGTATCGGGCGCTGGTGGAGGACTACGCCGCAAAACTCGGCGCGGCTGACCGCCTGCGTGCCGTGCACGTCAGCGACACCCGCACCCGCTGGGGCAGCTGCTCCGCCGACGGGAGTATCCGCCTGCACTGGAAACTGACCCGCGCGCCCACCGAGGTCCTGCACTACGTCGCGCTGCACGAGGCCGCGCACCTCCTCGAACTGAACCACTCCGCGCGCTACTGGGCGCACGTGACCCGCCTCATGCCCGGGTGGCAGACCCACCGGGCATGGCTCAAGGAGTACGGACACACCCTCTAG
- a CDS encoding neutral zinc metallopeptidase, which produces MDWKNLPGSGNVEDRRGAGGLPGGGIAVGGVGGLIIALIAMFFGIDPGAILGGGNSSQPTQQSQSTQTTQNDEAYQFVDRVLGSTDQVWGSIFRQAGRTYKEPRLVLYTRGTQSGCGQADSAVGPFYCPTDQKIYLDTSFFTQMDRQLGGGGDFAYAYVIAHEVGHHIQNELGIADQVNRRQRSARTEAEANSYSVRLELQADCFAGVWGNKTQQDAKITQADVQEAVATAEAIGDDNLQRQGQGYVAPDSFTHGSAAQRVRWFMTGFRSGNPNSCDTFNVNYNQL; this is translated from the coding sequence ATGGACTGGAAGAATCTTCCCGGCAGTGGGAACGTTGAGGATCGTCGTGGAGCCGGTGGACTGCCCGGCGGGGGCATCGCGGTGGGTGGTGTGGGCGGCCTGATCATTGCGCTGATCGCCATGTTCTTCGGCATAGACCCCGGAGCGATTCTCGGTGGTGGCAATAGTAGTCAGCCCACCCAGCAGAGTCAGTCCACACAGACCACCCAGAACGACGAGGCATATCAGTTCGTCGATAGGGTACTGGGCAGCACCGATCAGGTCTGGGGCAGCATCTTCAGGCAGGCCGGTCGGACGTACAAGGAACCACGCCTCGTGCTTTACACGCGTGGCACTCAGTCAGGCTGCGGTCAGGCCGATAGTGCCGTCGGCCCGTTCTACTGCCCCACCGATCAGAAGATCTACCTCGACACCAGCTTCTTCACGCAGATGGACCGGCAGCTCGGTGGTGGCGGCGACTTCGCGTACGCATACGTGATTGCCCATGAGGTCGGTCACCACATCCAGAACGAACTCGGGATTGCCGATCAGGTGAACCGCCGTCAGCGCAGTGCCCGCACCGAGGCAGAGGCGAACAGCTACAGCGTGCGCCTGGAACTCCAGGCCGACTGCTTCGCCGGGGTGTGGGGCAACAAGACCCAGCAGGACGCCAAGATCACCCAGGCGGACGTGCAGGAAGCCGTCGCGACCGCCGAGGCCATCGGGGACGACAATCTCCAGCGGCAGGGGCAGGGCTACGTCGCCCCGGATTCCTTCACGCACGGCAGCGCCGCGCAGCGCGTCCGGTGGTTCATGACCGGCTTCAGGAGCGGGAACCCCAACAGCTGCGACACCTTCAACGTGAACTACAACCAGCTGTAA
- a CDS encoding D-alanine--D-alanine ligase family protein: protein MKKRILLLAGGQSGEHEVSLMSARSVLSALPRDQFDVTPVVISKQGRWLPPTETQRALESGEAPTGGDLVLHRAASAEGYDAVFPLLHGPMGEDGTVQGLLTLAGIPFVGSGVLGSAVSMDKVMTKQVLASAGIPQVAWALAVRREWQTQPDTVRERAAALGYPLFVKPANLGSSVGISKVARPEDLDGAMTLAFSLDRRVILEAMTAHKPREVEVGILGNDAPIASPVGELRFDADFYDYETKYTEGRASMHIPAPLSAEVAEQIRTLALRAFRALDCAGLARVDFFYVEETGELLLNEVNTMPGFTTTSMYPKLFEAAGLNYSALVTRLVELALEDR, encoded by the coding sequence GTGAAGAAGCGCATCCTGCTGCTGGCCGGCGGCCAGTCCGGTGAACACGAGGTCAGCCTCATGAGTGCCCGGAGTGTCCTCAGCGCCCTGCCCCGCGATCAGTTCGACGTGACGCCCGTGGTCATCAGCAAGCAGGGCCGCTGGCTGCCCCCCACCGAGACGCAGCGCGCCCTGGAATCCGGCGAGGCCCCGACCGGCGGTGACCTCGTGCTGCACCGCGCCGCGAGTGCCGAGGGCTACGACGCCGTGTTCCCGCTGCTGCACGGCCCGATGGGCGAGGACGGCACCGTGCAGGGCCTCCTGACCCTGGCCGGGATTCCCTTCGTGGGCAGCGGCGTGCTGGGCTCGGCGGTCAGCATGGACAAGGTCATGACCAAGCAGGTGCTCGCCTCGGCGGGCATCCCGCAGGTCGCGTGGGCACTGGCCGTGCGCCGTGAGTGGCAGACCCAGCCTGACACGGTGCGTGAGCGCGCCGCCGCGCTGGGCTACCCGCTGTTCGTGAAACCCGCGAACCTGGGCTCCAGCGTGGGCATCAGCAAGGTCGCCCGCCCAGAGGATCTGGACGGCGCGATGACCCTGGCGTTCAGCCTGGACCGCCGCGTGATCCTGGAGGCCATGACCGCCCACAAGCCCCGCGAGGTCGAGGTCGGCATCTTGGGCAACGACGCGCCGATCGCCAGCCCGGTCGGCGAGCTGCGTTTCGACGCCGACTTCTACGACTACGAGACAAAGTACACCGAGGGCCGCGCCAGCATGCACATCCCCGCGCCGCTGAGCGCAGAGGTCGCCGAGCAGATCCGCACCCTCGCGTTGCGCGCCTTCCGCGCACTGGACTGTGCAGGACTGGCCCGCGTGGACTTCTTCTACGTCGAGGAGACCGGCGAGCTGCTCCTGAACGAGGTGAACACCATGCCGGGCTTCACGACGACCAGCATGTACCCCAAGCTGTTTGAGGCGGCAGGCCTGAACTACAGCGCGCTGGTCACCCGGCTGGTGGAACTGGCCCTCGAAGACCGCTGA
- a CDS encoding ABC transporter substrate-binding protein, which translates to MKKVAALATLLALTSALAASPKDTLVYQSSSDIPTMDPGVTYDTASGGVVENIYETLVTYSGASLSKLEPLLATKWTISNGGKTYTFDLRKGVKFHSGNAFSCADAEYTFERNLVTNSAESGNWFLAESLLGTGANAADDKTITWARIDKAVECNNAGQLIFNLPAVDPAFLAKLAFAGQSVVDSKYAAGLGEWNGKEATWKDWVGKDLTNSKLSQAPSGTGAYKLVRKDSNTLLATAFDGYWGKKPAIKNIVIQKVSELAARQQAFLRGDADLIDGGGRAVDETQVKGKAGVTWVDNLDNTVATAFFMNQNIKNPALLGSGKLDGKGIPATFFKDANVRRAFSYAFDYQKYITDVQKGKGKQRTMLLPEIFGGYDAKVSKYTYDKAKAESFFKRAYGGQLWKNGFVLTANYRQGSEPSQKAMEILKANLEALNPKFRVNIQAKQWSEMLKDSKDGKEAMTIMGWAPDYADPDNFMYTFYSSNGYYNPRLNWKDSQIDKWLEQARSTVNTTERNRLYSLVGKKAFEQAPYILMPAGINYIFMRDNLVGVSASNYNPMISFAATGTFWKELSKK; encoded by the coding sequence ATGAAAAAAGTTGCTGCTCTCGCCACCCTGCTGGCCCTCACCAGCGCCCTCGCGGCCTCCCCCAAGGACACCCTGGTCTACCAGTCCTCCTCCGACATCCCCACCATGGACCCCGGCGTCACCTACGACACGGCCTCCGGCGGCGTCGTTGAAAACATCTACGAGACCCTCGTCACCTACAGCGGCGCCAGCCTCAGCAAGCTCGAGCCCCTGCTGGCCACCAAGTGGACCATCAGCAACGGCGGCAAGACCTACACCTTCGACCTGCGTAAGGGCGTGAAGTTCCACAGCGGCAACGCCTTCAGCTGCGCCGACGCCGAGTACACCTTCGAGCGTAACCTGGTCACCAACAGCGCCGAGTCCGGCAACTGGTTCCTTGCCGAGAGCCTCCTGGGAACCGGCGCCAACGCCGCCGACGACAAGACCATCACCTGGGCCCGCATCGACAAGGCCGTCGAGTGCAACAACGCCGGACAGCTGATCTTCAACCTGCCCGCCGTGGACCCCGCCTTCCTGGCCAAACTGGCCTTCGCTGGCCAGAGCGTCGTGGACAGCAAGTACGCCGCCGGCCTGGGCGAGTGGAACGGCAAGGAAGCCACCTGGAAGGACTGGGTCGGCAAGGACCTGACCAACAGTAAGCTGAGCCAGGCTCCCAGCGGCACCGGCGCGTACAAGCTCGTCCGCAAGGACTCCAACACCCTGCTGGCCACCGCCTTCGACGGCTACTGGGGCAAGAAGCCCGCGATCAAGAACATCGTGATCCAGAAGGTCAGCGAACTCGCCGCCCGCCAGCAGGCCTTCCTGCGCGGTGACGCCGACCTGATCGACGGTGGTGGCCGCGCGGTCGACGAGACCCAGGTCAAGGGCAAGGCCGGCGTCACCTGGGTCGACAACCTGGACAACACCGTCGCCACGGCGTTCTTCATGAACCAGAACATCAAGAACCCCGCGCTGCTGGGCAGCGGCAAGCTGGACGGCAAGGGTATCCCCGCGACCTTCTTCAAGGACGCCAACGTGCGCCGCGCCTTCAGCTACGCCTTCGACTACCAGAAGTACATCACCGACGTGCAGAAGGGTAAGGGCAAGCAGCGCACCATGCTGCTCCCCGAGATCTTCGGCGGCTACGACGCCAAGGTCAGCAAGTACACCTACGACAAGGCCAAGGCCGAGTCCTTCTTCAAGCGCGCCTACGGCGGCCAGCTGTGGAAGAACGGCTTCGTCCTGACCGCCAACTACCGCCAGGGCAGCGAGCCCTCGCAGAAGGCCATGGAAATCCTGAAGGCCAACCTCGAAGCGCTGAACCCCAAGTTCCGCGTGAACATCCAGGCCAAGCAGTGGAGCGAGATGCTCAAGGACTCCAAGGACGGCAAGGAAGCCATGACCATCATGGGCTGGGCGCCTGACTACGCCGACCCGGACAACTTCATGTACACCTTCTACAGCAGCAACGGGTACTACAACCCCCGCCTGAACTGGAAGGACAGCCAGATCGACAAGTGGCTCGAGCAGGCCCGCAGCACGGTGAACACCACCGAGCGTAACCGCCTGTACAGCCTGGTCGGCAAGAAGGCCTTCGAGCAGGCCCCGTACATCCTGATGCCCGCCGGCATCAACTACATCTTCATGCGCGACAACCTGGTCGGCGTGAGCGCCAGCAACTACAACCCCATGATCTCCTTCGCGGCCACCGGCACGTTCTGGAAGGAACTCAGCAAGAAGTAA